In Cyprinus carpio isolate SPL01 chromosome B7, ASM1834038v1, whole genome shotgun sequence, a genomic segment contains:
- the LOC109113476 gene encoding iroquois-class homeodomain protein irx-5-like, which produces MAYPQGYLYQPSASLALYSCPAYSTSVISGPRTEELGRSSSGSAFAPYAGSTAFTSASPGYNSHLPYSADAAAATFTSYVSSPYDHTTGMAGSIGYHPYAAPLGSYPYGDPAYRKNTTRDATATLKAWLNEHRKNPYPTKGEKIMLAIITKMTLTQVSTWFANARRRLKKENKMTWTPRNRSEDEEEDENIDLEKNDDDEPNKPTDKGDSTDTEADNKLINPGELPCDRFKDESHAKDLDPPLTDSELKDAEERTDLLAEQAKPTTSSPSVLQRGNDLITQEKPPEPGHAASTVNSNVTSVIHSPPSAPKPKLWSLAEIATSSDRCKGSSEAPQAAGLGQSTVIASAASPTRSSPQCPLPNNTVLSRPIYYTSPFYPGYTNYSTFGHLHSSHGTNSSSTAHFNGLSQTVLNRAEALVRESKVRSQTQVDLCKDSPYELKKGMSNI; this is translated from the exons ATGGCGTACCCTCAGGGCTACTTGTATCAGCCATCCGCCTCTTTGGCACTCTATTCGTGTCCTGCCTACAGTACCAGCGTGATATCGGGACCTCGGACAGAGGAGCTAGGGAGATCTTCCTCTGGCTCTGCTTTCGCTCCCTATGCCGGATCTACAGCGTTCACCAGCGCCTCGCCAGGCTACAATTCCCATCTCCCGTACAGCGCTGACGCGGCCGCCGCCACTTTCACTTCTTATGTG AGCTCCCCGTATGACCACACCACAGGCATGGCCGGATCTATAGGGTATCATCCTTACGCTGCTCCCTTGGGCTCGTACCCGTATGGAGACCCAGCTTACCGCAAGAATACTACCCGGGACGCCACAGCCACTTTGAAAGCTTGGCTTAACGAGCACCGGAAAAACCCGTACCCCACCAAAGGCGAGAAGATCATGCTGGCCATCATCACGAAAATGACCCTCACTCAAGTGTCCACCTGGTTCGCTAACGCCAGGAGGAGGCTAAAGAAGGAGAACAAGATGACCTGGACCCCACGGAACCGGAGCGAGGACGAGGAGGAGGACGAAAACATTGATCTCGAGAAAAACGACGACGACGAGCCAAACAAGCCCACGGACAAGGGAGACTCCACAGACACAGAGGCAG ATAATAAACTCATCAACCCAGGGGAGCTACCATGCGACAGGTTTAAAGACGAGTCTCATGCTAAAGATCTTGATCCACCTTTGACAGACTCGGAATTAAAAGACGCAGAGGAGAGGACGGATTTGCTCGCCGAGCAAGCAAAACCCACCACTTCTTCTCCCTCCGTCCTACAGAGAGGGAATGATCTCATTACGCAAGAAAAGCCCCCAGAACCGGGCCACGCCGCCAGCACGGTGAACAGCAACGTAACGTCTGTTATTCATTCTCCCCCTTCGGCGCCCAAACCCAAACTCTGGTCTCTAGCCGAGATCGCCACGTCCTCGGACAGGTGCAAAGGGAGCAGTGAGGCTCCACAGGCCGCGGGGCTGGGTCAAAGCACAGTCATAGCCAGCGCTGCCTCGCCGACCCGGTCCTCCCCCCAGTGTCCTCTCCCTAATAACACTGTCCTTTCTCGGCCTATTTACTACACGTCCCCTTTTTACCCGGGCTACACGAACTATAGCACTTTCGGACACCTCCACAGCAGCCACGGCACCAACAGCAGCTCCACGGCACATTTCAATGGATTAAGCCAGACTGTTTTAAACAGAGCCGAGGCTCTGGTAAGAGAGAGCAAAGTAAGAAGCCAAACACAGGTAGATCTTTGTAAAGACTCACCTTATGAGCTAAAGAAAGGTATGTCAAACATTTAA